The following are encoded in a window of Phycisphaerae bacterium genomic DNA:
- the secY gene encoding preprotein translocase subunit SecY, with protein MFRAFVNVFRVPDLRKKVLFTLLMLCVYRIGFYVPLPGVDQEKLARHWGGSGGATEQAAELFAMFTGGDLGQSTLFGLGIMPYISASIILQLLVTVVPALEKLQKEGESGRRKIMEYTRYATVGLCLIQAVLWVRYLNSERLVYPDFENTFQFIIMALTGLMAGTLILMWVGEQIDEFGIGNGISLIIMAGIIARMPYVFIEVWQGFAASISGGTTTAAAMNPEKIVFLIVSFVLVVAGSILITQAQRRIPIQQAKQTRGRRVVGGARHYLPLRVNHGGVMPIIFASSFLLFPGVVFGWLSRGNIWPVSLWGFLQEAFNPGAFIYDFSYVLMVYFFAYFWVSVQFQPKELANNLRDMGSFIPGLRPGKRTADYLEAVMERITYVGAGFLAIIALIPSIVATQLDIPYRISAFLGGTGLLIVVSVALDLIQRMEANLIMRNYEGFLGDQGVGRVKGRMY; from the coding sequence TGGACCAGGAGAAGCTCGCGCGGCACTGGGGCGGCAGCGGCGGCGCGACCGAGCAGGCCGCCGAGCTCTTCGCCATGTTCACCGGCGGTGACCTGGGCCAAAGCACGCTCTTTGGCCTGGGCATCATGCCCTACATCAGCGCCTCGATCATCCTGCAACTGCTGGTAACCGTCGTCCCCGCCCTGGAGAAGCTCCAGAAGGAAGGCGAGAGCGGCCGGCGCAAAATCATGGAGTACACGCGCTACGCCACGGTGGGCTTGTGTCTGATCCAGGCCGTCCTGTGGGTGCGCTACCTGAACAGCGAGCGCCTGGTCTACCCTGACTTCGAGAACACGTTCCAGTTCATCATCATGGCCCTCACCGGCCTGATGGCCGGCACCCTGATCCTCATGTGGGTCGGTGAGCAGATCGACGAGTTCGGCATCGGCAACGGCATCAGCCTCATCATCATGGCCGGCATCATTGCCCGCATGCCCTACGTCTTCATCGAGGTCTGGCAGGGCTTCGCCGCCAGCATCAGCGGCGGCACGACCACCGCCGCGGCCATGAACCCCGAGAAGATCGTCTTCCTGATCGTGTCCTTCGTGCTGGTTGTCGCCGGGTCGATCCTGATCACCCAGGCCCAGCGGCGCATCCCCATCCAGCAGGCCAAGCAGACCCGCGGCCGGCGCGTGGTCGGCGGCGCGCGGCACTACCTGCCGCTGCGTGTGAACCACGGCGGCGTCATGCCGATCATCTTCGCCAGTTCGTTCCTGCTCTTCCCGGGCGTGGTGTTCGGCTGGCTCTCCCGTGGCAACATCTGGCCGGTCAGCTTGTGGGGCTTCCTGCAGGAGGCCTTCAACCCCGGCGCCTTCATCTACGACTTTTCGTACGTGCTGATGGTCTACTTCTTCGCCTACTTCTGGGTCTCGGTCCAGTTCCAGCCGAAGGAGCTCGCCAACAACCTGCGCGACATGGGCAGCTTCATCCCCGGCCTGCGTCCCGGCAAGCGCACCGCCGACTATCTGGAAGCCGTCATGGAGCGCATCACGTACGTCGGCGCGGGCTTCCTCGCGATCATCGCGTTGATCCCGTCCATCGTCGCGACCCAACTGGATATCCCGTATCGGATCTCCGCCTTCCTCGGCGGTACCGGTCTGCTGATCGTCGTCAGCGTCGCGCTCGACCTGATCCAGCGCATGGAAGCCAACCTCATCATGCGGAATTACGAAGGCTTCCTCGGTGACCAGGGCGTGGGGCGCGTGAAAGGACGCATGTACTGA
- the rpsK gene encoding 30S ribosomal protein S11 → MAKSPTKRRVRRNVAKAIAHIKATFNNTIVTITDINGDTLCWASAGSVPASGGDKKFAGARKSTPFAAQRAAQFCAYEAKKHGVVEVEVRVKGPGAGRESAITALQAAGLRIQSIEDVTPLPHNGCRPRKRRRV, encoded by the coding sequence TTGGCTAAGTCACCTACCAAACGGCGTGTCCGGCGCAACGTGGCCAAGGCCATCGCGCACATCAAGGCCACGTTCAACAACACGATCGTCACGATCACCGACATCAACGGCGATACGCTCTGCTGGGCCTCGGCCGGGTCCGTGCCGGCCTCGGGCGGCGACAAGAAATTCGCCGGCGCCCGCAAGAGCACGCCCTTCGCGGCCCAGCGCGCCGCGCAGTTCTGTGCCTATGAGGCCAAGAAGCACGGCGTCGTCGAGGTCGAAGTGCGCGTCAAGGGCCCCGGTGCCGGCCGCGAGTCGGCCATCACCGCCCTGCAGGCCGCCGGGCTTCGCATCCAGTCCATCGAAGATGTCACGCCGCTGCCCCACAACGGCTGTCGCCCGCGCAAGCGGCGGAGGGTCTAA
- the rpsM gene encoding 30S ribosomal protein S13, with the protein MPRIAGVDIPAQKRIDVSLQYIYGIGPTRSVEILKKAQIDPSVRANKLTEEEVSKIAGIIENDYVVEGQLRRQVQQNIARLREIRCYRGIRHIRGLPVRGQRTRTNARTRKGPKKTVAGKKGIKEMHRG; encoded by the coding sequence ATGCCACGTATCGCCGGTGTTGACATCCCCGCTCAGAAACGGATCGACGTCTCCCTGCAGTACATCTACGGGATCGGTCCGACGCGGTCGGTGGAGATCCTGAAGAAGGCGCAGATCGACCCGTCGGTGCGGGCGAACAAGCTGACCGAGGAAGAGGTCAGCAAGATCGCTGGCATCATCGAGAACGACTACGTCGTCGAAGGCCAGTTGCGCCGCCAGGTGCAGCAGAACATCGCCCGGCTGCGCGAGATCCGCTGTTATCGCGGCATCCGGCACATTCGTGGCCTGCCCGTCCGCGGGCAACGCACCCGCACCAACGCGCGGACGCGCAAAGGCCCCAAGAAGACCGTTGCAGGCAAGAAGGGTATCAAAGAGATGCACCGCGGCTAA
- the rpmJ gene encoding 50S ribosomal protein L36, which yields MKVRSSVKRICENCKIVKRKGVVRVICTNPRHKQRQG from the coding sequence ATGAAGGTACGCAGCAGCGTCAAGCGGATTTGTGAGAACTGCAAGATCGTGAAGCGCAAGGGCGTGGTGCGGGTCATCTGCACCAACCCGCGCCACAAGCAGCGTCAGGGCTAG
- a CDS encoding adenylate kinase — MRLIFLGPPGSGKGTQAQRLGARRGLVQLSSGDVLRRERQEGSPIGQKAAQYMDAGTLVPDEVITGVMLAAIDRLPAGTGFILDGFPRTLPQAETLDAGLAERQLKIDAVIDFKLDDEEIIRRIVGRRVCNACAATYNVSFLPPQVDGKCDKCGGELIQRKDDRREVIVTRLETYRAQTAPLIEYYARRGRFHSVDSATGADAVEAEVARIVSSAGRG, encoded by the coding sequence CTGCGCCTCATCTTTCTGGGACCGCCCGGCTCGGGCAAGGGCACGCAGGCCCAGCGCCTCGGCGCCCGCCGCGGCCTCGTGCAGCTTTCCAGCGGCGACGTGCTGCGGCGCGAACGCCAGGAAGGCAGCCCCATCGGCCAGAAGGCCGCCCAGTACATGGATGCCGGCACGTTGGTGCCCGACGAGGTCATCACCGGGGTCATGCTGGCCGCGATCGATCGCCTGCCAGCCGGAACCGGTTTCATCCTCGACGGTTTCCCGCGCACGCTGCCCCAGGCCGAGACCCTCGACGCCGGCCTCGCCGAGCGCCAGCTGAAGATCGACGCCGTCATCGATTTCAAGCTCGACGACGAGGAGATCATTCGGCGGATCGTCGGGCGGCGGGTTTGCAACGCCTGCGCGGCCACTTATAATGTCAGTTTTCTCCCGCCCCAGGTGGACGGGAAGTGCGACAAGTGCGGCGGTGAGCTGATCCAGCGCAAGGACGATCGCCGGGAGGTCATCGTCACGCGGCTGGAAACGTATCGTGCGCAGACAGCGCCGCTTATTGAGTACTATGCGCGGCGTGGACGTTTTCATAGCGTCGACTCGGCCACCGGCGCGGATGCCGTGGAGGCCGAGGTCGCGCGGATCGTCTCGTCGGCGGGTCGCGGTTGA
- the rpsD gene encoding 30S ribosomal protein S4, producing MGRLLGPSTRLSRRESVKLMLKPIRDETGKNPLEREYKNYPPGMHMFRRGKTSDYAVRLREKQKVKRHYGVLEKQFRRYFELANRSPGNTGEALLQILERRLDNVVYKTRFVAGRRGARQAVVHGHILVNGRKVDRPGYLVAVGDRITVHPRERSQKYARAQMALLEGVSNPPSQAWLQVDPAKLEATVTTLPGRDDVLIPVEELLIVEFCSR from the coding sequence ATGGGTCGTCTCCTCGGACCAAGCACGCGGCTGTCGCGGCGCGAAAGCGTCAAGCTGATGCTCAAGCCCATTCGCGACGAGACCGGCAAGAACCCGCTCGAACGCGAATACAAGAACTACCCGCCCGGCATGCACATGTTCCGGCGCGGCAAGACCTCGGACTATGCCGTCCGCCTCCGCGAGAAGCAGAAGGTCAAGCGGCACTACGGCGTGCTCGAGAAGCAGTTCCGCCGCTATTTCGAGCTCGCCAACCGCTCGCCCGGCAACACCGGCGAGGCCCTGCTCCAGATTCTGGAGCGCCGGCTCGACAACGTGGTCTACAAGACCCGCTTCGTCGCCGGCCGTCGCGGGGCGCGGCAGGCCGTCGTCCACGGCCACATCCTGGTCAATGGTCGCAAGGTCGATCGCCCGGGCTACCTCGTCGCGGTCGGCGATCGCATCACGGTGCATCCGCGCGAGCGCAGCCAGAAGTACGCCCGCGCCCAGATGGCGCTCCTGGAAGGCGTCTCCAACCCGCCGTCGCAGGCCTGGCTGCAGGTCGACCCCGCCAAGCTCGAGGCGACGGTGACGACCCTGCCGGGACGCGACGACGTATTGATTCCCGTGGAAGAATTGCTCATCGTCGAGTTCTGCTCGCGGTAA
- a CDS encoding DNA-directed RNA polymerase subunit alpha, with the protein MRIRWRGLELPTRVVRDDSLSTDTYGRFTIEPFERGFGTTVGNSLRRILLSSLEGSAVTHARIAGADHEFTSLPGVLEDVTDIILNIKDIVVALDSETPKTMRVERREKGPVRAGDFQCDPAITVQNPDLLIATLTDDVNFSAELTVARGRGYVPAAEHTDENTEIGVIPVDALYSPVTRVRYRTEDTRVGQRVNYDRLVMEIWTKGTTRPEDALVEAAKILRKHLNPFVQYFELGAEVAAAHSRAEQATPAVDDELRQKLERPIASLELSVRASNCLDAAKITTIGELVRMTEHELLQLRSFGKTSLMEVRQKLADCGLSLGLGSGGADSLAEDDDAAHSGTPATLD; encoded by the coding sequence ATGCGGATCAGATGGCGTGGTCTGGAGTTGCCGACGCGGGTCGTCCGGGACGACTCGCTGAGCACCGACACCTATGGACGCTTCACAATCGAGCCGTTCGAACGCGGGTTCGGCACGACCGTCGGCAACAGCCTGCGGCGGATCCTGCTTTCCAGCCTCGAAGGCTCGGCGGTGACGCACGCCCGTATCGCGGGCGCCGATCATGAGTTCACGTCGCTGCCCGGCGTGCTCGAGGACGTCACCGACATCATCCTCAACATCAAGGACATCGTTGTGGCCCTCGACAGCGAGACGCCCAAGACCATGCGCGTCGAACGCCGTGAGAAGGGCCCGGTGCGTGCCGGCGACTTCCAATGCGACCCGGCCATCACCGTCCAGAACCCGGACCTGCTCATCGCCACGCTCACCGACGACGTCAACTTCTCCGCCGAGTTGACCGTCGCGCGCGGCCGCGGCTACGTGCCGGCCGCCGAGCACACCGATGAGAACACCGAAATTGGCGTGATCCCGGTCGACGCGCTCTACTCGCCCGTCACGCGCGTCCGCTACCGCACCGAGGACACGCGCGTTGGCCAGCGCGTCAACTACGACCGGCTGGTCATGGAAATCTGGACCAAGGGCACCACGCGCCCCGAGGACGCCCTGGTCGAGGCGGCCAAGATCCTGCGCAAGCACCTCAACCCGTTCGTGCAGTACTTCGAGCTGGGCGCCGAGGTCGCCGCGGCGCACAGCCGCGCCGAGCAGGCCACGCCCGCCGTCGACGATGAGCTGCGTCAGAAGCTCGAGCGGCCCATCGCGTCGCTGGAACTCTCCGTCCGCGCCAGCAACTGCCTGGACGCCGCCAAGATCACGACGATCGGTGAGCTCGTCCGGATGACCGAGCACGAGCTGCTCCAGCTCCGCAGCTTCGGCAAGACCTCCCTCATGGAGGTCCGGCAGAAGCTCGCCGACTGCGGCCTGTCGCTAGGCCTGGGCAGCGGCGGGGCCGACAGTCTGGCCGAGGACGACGACGCGGCCCACTCCGGGACCCCGGCCACCCTGGATTAA
- the map gene encoding type I methionyl aminopeptidase, whose protein sequence is MRAAAAKIVIKSPREIELLRAAGRVVHRVLTELGDLVRPGVTTAALDARADELIRAAGAVALFKGVRNPQARMPFPACICASLNEQVVHGIPDDRPLREGDILSIDCGVRLKGYCGDAAATFPVGRVAPAVQRLLDVTRAALELAVQEIRPGRRWSQVARLMQKCVEDGGFGVVREFVGHGIGQEMHEEPKVPNYYDRSQRHADFDLLPGMTLAIEPMVTAGRPEVRLGDASGWPVVTRDGSWAAHFEHSVAVTADGVEVLTDGN, encoded by the coding sequence ATGCGTGCGGCGGCCGCCAAGATCGTGATCAAGTCGCCCCGGGAGATCGAGTTGCTGCGGGCGGCCGGGCGCGTGGTGCATCGGGTGCTTACGGAGTTGGGCGACCTGGTGCGGCCCGGTGTCACGACGGCGGCCCTGGATGCCCGCGCGGATGAGTTGATCCGCGCCGCCGGCGCCGTGGCGCTTTTCAAGGGCGTGCGCAACCCGCAGGCCAGGATGCCGTTTCCGGCCTGCATCTGTGCGTCGCTCAACGAGCAGGTCGTGCACGGGATTCCGGACGACCGTCCCCTCCGCGAAGGGGACATCCTCAGCATCGACTGCGGCGTGCGGCTGAAAGGCTACTGCGGCGATGCGGCGGCGACGTTCCCGGTGGGCCGCGTGGCCCCCGCGGTGCAGCGCCTGCTGGATGTGACTCGGGCAGCGCTCGAGTTGGCCGTGCAGGAGATTCGACCGGGCCGGCGGTGGAGCCAGGTGGCCCGGCTGATGCAGAAGTGTGTGGAGGACGGCGGCTTTGGCGTCGTCCGCGAGTTCGTCGGCCACGGTATCGGCCAGGAGATGCACGAGGAGCCGAAGGTTCCGAACTACTACGACCGGAGCCAGCGGCACGCGGACTTCGACCTGTTGCCCGGCATGACGCTCGCCATCGAGCCGATGGTCACCGCCGGACGGCCGGAAGTCCGGCTGGGCGACGCCAGCGGCTGGCCGGTCGTGACCAGGGACGGTTCCTGGGCGGCGCATTTTGAGCACAGCGTCGCGGTCACGGCGGACGGTGTCGAGGTGCTGACGGACGGTAACTGA